The Agelaius phoeniceus isolate bAgePho1 chromosome 2, bAgePho1.hap1, whole genome shotgun sequence region GTATGGTTAAAAAGTAGGAGAATGTGGTCCATAAAACACCTGTGGAATGACAGTTGTAGGAGCCAGGATCAGAAGAAATGCTGTGGTTCATCTCACAGCAGGTAGTAGAGCAATACTTCTCATCTGGGTTTGCCTGGGTTCAAGGGTTGTCCAGAGTTCAGAAGAAAGGCTGCTAGCAGCTGCTGCTTATGTAGATTCAGAATCACAGTATGGTTTGGGTGAAATGGACCCTAAAAATCACCGAGTTCTAACCCCCCTGCCTTGAGCTGGTaaacctttcactagaccaggttgctcagagccccatcagCCTCACACTGaatactttcagggatggggtcatccacagctcctctgggaagcctgtgccagagccagAAACCACATCTGGTTCAGCCAGTCTTTGAGTTGGTCACTGGCTTCCAGACCTGCTGCTTCTGATCATTTCTGTAAATTATCTCAATAGATACCAAATCTGATACCCTGCTGTGGCTCATAGATACTCAGGACCAAGAAATACTCAATCCCTTTCCTAGATTCTTGAGTTATCCCAAGACATGTGGCAAAGAACTCGAGGTACTCTGGAGGCAGCTGCCTACAGCCCAGGTGGGGGATGCTGTTTGGCCCCTCATGgtggttgttttgggttttttttttttttgttggggaCTTAAAGAACAGAGCTGAAACTCCACAGCAAAAATCTTCCTTCTTGCCTAGGAGACCAGCAAGAGAGAGTGGGAGGTCTCTGGATCCCACAGTGCTGAcaggaaagatttttctttttgtcaaaAGCTGCCAGACGTGCACAAAATGGAAGAGTGTATCACTAATATTTATCTGCATGAAACAGctaaaaacaggaaaaacaccCTGGTGGAACATGTAGAACATCGTCCAGTTCCAAAGAACAGATTGAAATAACCCAGAAGTCTTGACAATTTATTCTGAGCTGAATGGGGATATAAATACTACTCTGGCATTAAATAGAGTTTAAATGACTGCAGAAATCTGTAGACTACTAGAAAACTATAAACAGTAGTTTGCTTGAGAATCAGTTGTCATATGATATTATTGGATTACCTGTTAAGTTCCTGAATTTAGAGAACTGCAGAGATATTGCAAGGTAGGATTTTCTTGGAGCCTCAGAGCCTCTTAGGTTCCCAGCCTCTGCTGAACTTCAAAGCAGAATCAAATAGAAAAGGCCAAGAGTTTGAGCTTTTGGTcatcttgaaaaataaaatggttttaactaaaaaaaaaaaaaaaaatgaaaacctatGATTCAGCAGAGGTTAGTACTAAATAAATCAAATTCATATTTCATGTTTTCCACCCTATCATTCATGTCACATCATTGACTGGTTCAATGGTCCATGTTCAGCTGTAAGAGTGTAGTGATTTACTTTCATAAAGGCATAATGACAAAAAGGCTACAGAGCTCTCAGTGGAGGAGGGTTTAAGCTGGTGAGGACAGTACAAAGAAACCAGAGGATGGTCCCATGGAGAGGAACAAAATTCAGGCGTGTGTTACCACAGAGGCACCTGTTAAGAGGAGAACAGAGAAAAAACTGCAGTTATGCAACAAAGTGATGGAGTTTGATGTTCAGAGCTCTCTCTTTAGTCAGCAAATCCATATGTGCTTTCTGTAAGTGTTGAACTACAGCAGGAGTTCATTGTGCGCCTGCTTGCTGTGTTCTAGCTGTCCTTGGAACTCTTGAACCTTCAGAtctttgtctgctgctgctgctgctgcctctttcTTGAGGCACCTTCCTGCTCTCTGCATGGCTTCCTCCACAGTCTCTAGCTTCTCCTCCAGCTTCTGAATCTCCTGCTCCTTATCTTGCAGAGCTTTGCTCCTCTCCATGGCCAGGTTCAGTAGCTGCTCTTTCTCTTCATGTGCCCTTTCCAGCTTGGCCTGCACTCACTGCTCTGAGCCCTCTCCTGgctctctgcctgctgggcCCTTGCAGCAGCTTGTTGGTGCCTCTCCTGTAGGacctgcagctgcctcttgAGTGAATCCACCTCCTGGGCGTAGGCATCTGCTAGTTGGCTCtgagcttccagcagctccttctctcGCTCCTGGCCTCTGTGACTCTCAGAAGCATATTTCTCCTGCAAGGAGCAGAACTGCTGTGAGAGCTTCCTGGCCTgggctgccagctggagcacttCAGCTTCCTTCTCCCTCACAGCCTGGCTGAGGAGTGCTTCCCTGTCCTGCCGCAGGCGCTTGCTCTCCTCCCGCAGCTGCGGGTGCTGTTTTTTGTGCTCATTTTTGTACTGGATCATCTTTTCATGGTTTTTGACCACATCTGTGAAGCACCCCTCCAAATACTGAATACACTGGGTCTGGGTTTTAGTTTTCACAGCATCCTCTCCCCTCAGTTTCTCCAGCTCCATGTTGAGCTGTTCCAGGTCTCTGCAGTGTTTGTGTGTGTCATCCACTTTCCTCTTTGGTACAGAGACAAGATGATGATGCTGTTCTAGGTGTCAGAGCAGTAGCACCTCCTCACTCTGCTCCTTAGAGCTCTCACAGAGTTCCTCCAAGCTTTTTGTCAGATCTTCCACATCTTTGCCTGTCTCTGGATCACCTGTGGAGTCAGCCATACCTGCTCCTGTCTCCTAAGCCATGGAGCACCTGTCTCATGCAAAGACAAGACAAAATTTTATAGTGGCTGCTTCTGTTACTGACACTCAGCATAATTAAACAGTGCCCTGTGATTGTGTGGCCAACACTGCTGCCATAAGCTGGTGGTGTTTCTCTGGAAGTCCAGAGGAACTGATGTGGGGGAATAGGACCTCCCAAAACCAATGTCAGCTAGCAACTACACAGGCCTGCTGCCTTCCCCCTCCTCTGGTTCAGAGTCAGGCACACTGAGACTCAAGGATGCCAGACTCTGTGAGCAACAGCTAAGAGTGTGGGCTTACTATTTATGCAAGCCTATTCATTTGCTGATGACTAGCTTAGCTAATTATTCCTTCTCGAGGCACTGCTGTTGTAGCTACAAGAACTACTATTATATTTAGGTAAAAAGCTTGTAAGTGATAAAGCTGTAAATAACTCCTTACTCAatccttttcctctgcctttaTTTTCTCCTACAGCTCTGTATTGTAACTGCAAATAAAACACAGAGGGTTACGTCaaacttttaatttatttacaaGATTTCattgctatttaaaaataactgaatAGCCTTATACTGTGCTTAGAGATTTATGAATCAAGTAAAAGAGCTATACAATCTTAATAAATAACGAATGCTCTGTGATACTAAGCCTCTGTGTCTGGAGAAACAGTTCCTCAACTGAGTTTTCACACTGATCTGCTAGATTGATTTAGacatgtaattttaaaaatctggttcttcatttaaaaataagggaaatatttctattatatATGCACCAAAATGACTATTGATGCTGAATCACACAGCATGCTACCCAGACATTTGAAAAATTAGCCTGCAACTCATCTACAAGTTTTTCATTTGGACGCAGACCTGAAACAGCACATGAAACAGCACATTGATAATCAGGTTTTGTGAATTCCTGAGCTTTGACTAGAGGTAAAGATAGGAtgagggaaggatccagctTAAAGTAAGGATGACAGATAATGTACAACAAAAATGAATAAACTCCTGTGAAGCACAAAGCATTTCACAGCTCTGTAGCAGTGACTCCAGTACAGACACCAGCTCTTCCTCCACTATCCTGCACTCTCTCACTGCTGTTGCTGCCTTGGATCCTTTGCAAATAAtggaggagaggggaaaggaCTTAAAGGTTTAGGCCATTCAGTGGAAATACAACGAAGAGCAGGGTTTAAGAAGAGAAAACTATTTTCTTACCAGGTATTTTCTTCCTGCTGTCTGTTTGTTGTCTCTCCTAATGTGAGGCTCTGTTTCCATAGAGGTAAGATGCTGAATCCAGTCACTCCAGAGCTCATGACCTCATCCAGGCTGCTTGGAGCCAGGCCAGCCCCACCAGGGTGGCTGAAAGAGCTGGCAGTGTTTCTTAGCAAACAAACATTGCTGACACTCTCAAAAGCACCCAGatttggaaaggaaagagaatttCCACAAGCTTGAAGAACTCCTCGTCCTCGGCTTACATCCTGCACATGCCAGAATCAGAATAGCAGGCTCTGACCTCAGAACAGACTGAAGGTCCATGGAAAGTAAAGACAGACCTTGCCCTGAACAACTCGCAACTTTATTTAGCTGCTAATAAAAATCTGGCCAACACGAtagggaagggaaaaataaatgcaactggaagaaaaaagtCAGTGCAGGCTTTGCTGAATCCTCTGGGAAGGGATacaaaggagaaagaagagagtGCTGTGGGTAACAGACATGAAGCACACAAGAAAAGGAGGGCACAGGACAGGTTTCAAAATGGGTGAAACCAAAGCAGTGGGAGTTGCTGTACCAGCTCAGGTTTGCAGCCCTACTTGCAGCAATGGGAGGTTTCTGAACACAGAGCTCaaaaggagagctgggagtTTGAAGCCTGCTTTATAGGAAGTGAAAACAGTGTAATTCAGAAGATATACACACATGTATATATGCATATACACACATATGTgctaaaaagcaaaataaatcatGGGCTAAAAGAAAGATGAACTTTTAACAtgaaggagaagagagaaaggaacTGTTGTGTTTCTGCAGACAAGAATGAATACATAAAGATATTTTAGGAGTGTGGCTGCTTTGATTCTTAATTCCAGTTCACCTTTATGACAAAGCATAGCTATTAATTTATCAAACTGCCCTTTAATGAGTAGCTAATTATGCACCTTTAAAATTTTGGTTATGGATGACTAAAGGCTTTCCCTTTGCCTTGAGAACAAAGTAAAT contains the following coding sequences:
- the CCDC89 gene encoding LOW QUALITY PROTEIN: coiled-coil domain-containing protein 89 (The sequence of the model RefSeq protein was modified relative to this genomic sequence to represent the inferred CDS: inserted 2 bases in 2 codons; substituted 2 bases at 2 genomic stop codons), giving the protein MADSTGDPETGKDVEDLTKSLEELCESSKEQSEEVLLLXHLEQHHHLVSVPKRKVDDTHKHCRDLEQLNMELEKLRGEDAVKTKTQTQCIQYLEGCFTDVVKNHEKMIQYKNEHKKQHPQLREESKRLRQDREALLSQAVREKEAEVLQLAAQARKLSQQFCSLQEKYASESHRGQEREKELLEAQSQLADAYAQEVDSLKRQLQVLQERHQQAAARAQQAESQERAQSSEXQAKLERAHEEKEQLLNLAMERSKALQDKEQEIQKLEEKLETVEEAMQRAGRCLKKEAAAAAADKDLKVQEFQGQLEHSKQAHNELLLXFNTYRKHXMDLLTKERALNIKLHHFVA